One window of Cryobacterium arcticum genomic DNA carries:
- a CDS encoding sodium:solute symporter family protein, with protein sequence MIVIGVGISVLIVLIVGIVVARKVDGDSANYLVAGRSLGVPLVAVSLMAAAVDSNATVGNTDLTSGYGFWAGASLAIGLAVCLLISGLFLAKPMNKLKLYTLADFFRRRYGRVVEAGSSVIMIFSFTILLAGNLVAVGFLLERFAGIDYVWGIILSVSLVLAYTLAGGLFSDAYTAAIQTVITVVASIALLGWVVINFGIIVPAGMGPFDLGQLTDPAQGAPINWATLISLGIGDLVAIDFMQRIFAAKSPEVAQKSCFYAAGGTFVIGIIYALVALTTTAALGLSTADGPILYTLLGDYAPPLLAVLVLSGIVAASFSTAAGAILATSAIAVRNIFGVRRIVSGGGDPLLRWTRVAMVPIVVIGVLLAIRVSQTGILLTFAFDLMLACLAAPLVLGLFWKRPGASAVIVGALLGFTVRITLLALTPTMYGVPNDLFYIPNTIITADLDGWTTMISAAVGIGSFVLVALLHPRTLREQEQELQVEEELSQEQAALLEPVA encoded by the coding sequence ATGATCGTCATCGGGGTGGGCATCAGTGTCCTCATCGTTCTCATCGTCGGAATCGTCGTCGCCCGGAAGGTCGACGGCGACAGCGCCAACTACCTCGTCGCCGGGCGCAGCCTCGGCGTCCCCCTCGTGGCGGTGTCGTTGATGGCCGCGGCCGTCGACAGCAACGCCACCGTCGGCAACACCGACCTCACCTCCGGCTACGGTTTCTGGGCCGGCGCCTCGCTGGCCATCGGCCTGGCCGTCTGCCTGCTGATCTCCGGCCTCTTCCTGGCCAAGCCGATGAACAAGCTCAAGCTCTACACGCTCGCCGACTTCTTCCGCCGCCGCTACGGCCGGGTTGTCGAGGCGGGCTCGTCGGTCATCATGATCTTCTCGTTCACCATCCTGCTGGCCGGCAACCTCGTGGCCGTCGGCTTCCTGCTCGAACGTTTCGCCGGCATCGACTACGTCTGGGGCATCATCCTGTCGGTGTCGCTGGTGCTCGCCTACACGCTCGCCGGCGGTCTGTTCTCGGATGCCTACACCGCCGCCATCCAGACCGTCATCACCGTCGTGGCCTCCATCGCCCTGCTCGGCTGGGTCGTCATCAACTTCGGCATCATCGTGCCGGCCGGCATGGGTCCGTTCGACCTCGGCCAGCTCACCGACCCCGCCCAGGGCGCCCCGATCAACTGGGCCACCCTGATCTCGCTGGGCATCGGCGACCTTGTCGCCATCGACTTCATGCAGCGCATCTTCGCCGCGAAGTCGCCCGAGGTTGCCCAGAAGTCCTGCTTCTACGCCGCCGGCGGCACCTTCGTGATCGGCATCATCTACGCCCTCGTCGCCCTCACCACCACCGCGGCACTCGGACTGTCCACCGCCGACGGGCCCATCCTCTACACGCTGCTCGGCGACTACGCGCCGCCGCTCCTGGCCGTGCTGGTGCTCTCGGGCATCGTCGCCGCGTCGTTCTCCACCGCAGCCGGCGCCATCCTGGCCACCTCAGCCATCGCGGTGCGCAACATCTTCGGTGTGCGCCGCATCGTCTCCGGCGGCGGCGACCCGTTGCTGCGCTGGACCCGCGTGGCGATGGTGCCGATCGTCGTGATCGGCGTGCTGCTGGCGATCCGGGTCAGTCAGACCGGCATCCTGCTCACCTTCGCGTTCGACCTGATGCTGGCCTGCCTGGCCGCGCCGCTCGTGCTGGGCCTGTTCTGGAAGCGCCCCGGCGCCAGTGCCGTGATCGTCGGCGCGCTGCTCGGCTTCACCGTGCGCATCACCCTGCTGGCGCTCACGCCCACCATGTACGGCGTGCCGAACGACCTGTTCTACATTCCGAACACCATCATCACGGCCGACCTCGACGGCTGGACCACCATGATCTCCGCCGCAGTGGGTATCGGCTCGTTCGTGCTCGTGGCCCTGCTGCACCCGCGCACGCTGCGCGAGCAGGAGCAGGAGCTGCAGGTCGAAGAGGAGCTCTCCCAGGAGCAGGCTGCCCTCCTCGAGCCCGTCGCCTGA
- the menD gene encoding 2-succinyl-5-enolpyruvyl-6-hydroxy-3-cyclohexene-1-carboxylic-acid synthase codes for MPEAAAQTGSTPEAPATLPGDAAPRLAPVAPSGSPATDFSVALLAEFVRLGVSDLVLSPGSRSQALALAAAEFERLGLLRLHVRIDERGAGFLALGLAIESGRPALVVCTSGTAVANLHPAVLEAHHSMVPMILLTADRPAELRGIRSNQTTVQPGIFAGAVRLSDDVDAPDGSAGEAGLAVLLAGRAYRASLGTGTLNPGPVHLNLAFREPLSAAVDLAVAGPETDLAGVLDATSPADAGAGNAVDGIADEADPAAHAGTPGGTGAVIAAAVLLEAGPRTIVVAGAGAGPAAEELARTAGWPLVAEVSSGSRFGPNLVVAYRELIRDADFGGQVQRVIVFGHPTLSREVPALVQRDGVETVVVAPAGAEWYNPGHRVSGFARTVTASAEAITAAGTREARAWTGRWVMTSRAILAGDTQLDTPAFGTHGMTKAEFAAMKAPVTRAMLADAVWRASWPHDRLVLGASRLIRELDTRVTGKKIPVHANRGLAGIDGTVATAVGIALASQAGEHPLSSGTTRLLVGDVTLLHDVGSLLIAPGETRPRVQVVVGNDGGGTIFDGLEVAATASPTAVDRVLFTPQQVDLESLAAAYGWAYVRAGTRSALETALTAPVTGPTLVEVPLQR; via the coding sequence ATGCCTGAGGCGGCAGCTCAGACCGGATCGACACCCGAGGCGCCCGCCACCCTGCCGGGTGACGCCGCACCGCGTCTGGCGCCCGTCGCGCCCAGCGGCAGCCCGGCGACCGACTTCAGCGTGGCCCTGCTGGCCGAGTTCGTGCGCCTGGGCGTGAGCGATCTCGTGCTCAGCCCCGGATCGCGCTCGCAGGCCCTGGCCCTGGCTGCCGCAGAGTTCGAGCGGCTCGGCCTGCTGCGCCTGCACGTGCGCATCGACGAGCGCGGCGCCGGCTTCCTGGCGCTCGGGCTCGCGATCGAGAGCGGCCGCCCGGCGCTCGTGGTCTGCACCTCCGGCACCGCCGTGGCCAACCTGCACCCCGCCGTGCTCGAGGCGCACCACTCAATGGTGCCGATGATCCTGCTCACGGCGGACCGGCCCGCTGAGCTACGGGGCATCCGATCGAACCAGACCACCGTGCAGCCCGGCATCTTCGCGGGCGCCGTGCGGCTGAGCGACGACGTGGATGCCCCAGACGGCAGCGCCGGAGAGGCCGGTCTTGCCGTGCTCCTGGCCGGCCGGGCCTACCGGGCCTCCCTCGGCACCGGCACGCTCAATCCCGGTCCAGTGCACCTGAACCTGGCGTTCCGGGAACCACTGTCGGCCGCGGTCGACCTCGCGGTTGCCGGACCGGAGACTGACCTCGCCGGCGTCCTCGATGCCACCAGCCCCGCGGATGCCGGTGCGGGCAACGCCGTCGACGGCATCGCCGACGAGGCCGACCCCGCCGCCCACGCTGGAACTCCAGGGGGCACCGGCGCAGTCATCGCCGCAGCCGTGCTGCTCGAAGCCGGGCCCCGCACGATTGTGGTCGCCGGCGCCGGCGCCGGTCCGGCGGCAGAGGAGCTCGCCCGCACGGCCGGTTGGCCGCTGGTGGCCGAGGTGTCCAGCGGCTCGCGGTTCGGGCCCAACCTCGTCGTGGCCTACCGGGAGCTGATCCGCGACGCCGATTTCGGCGGCCAGGTGCAGCGCGTGATCGTCTTCGGCCACCCCACCCTGAGCCGCGAGGTGCCGGCGCTCGTGCAGCGAGACGGGGTGGAGACCGTCGTCGTGGCTCCGGCTGGAGCCGAGTGGTACAACCCGGGCCACCGGGTGTCCGGCTTCGCCCGCACCGTCACCGCCTCCGCCGAGGCCATCACCGCCGCGGGAACCCGCGAAGCGCGCGCCTGGACGGGCCGCTGGGTGATGACGAGCCGGGCCATCCTGGCCGGCGACACACAGCTGGATACGCCCGCCTTCGGAACCCACGGCATGACCAAGGCCGAGTTCGCGGCGATGAAGGCCCCGGTGACCCGGGCCATGCTCGCCGACGCGGTGTGGCGGGCCTCCTGGCCGCACGACCGGCTGGTGCTGGGCGCGTCCCGGCTGATCCGCGAACTGGACACCCGGGTCACCGGCAAGAAGATCCCCGTGCACGCCAACCGCGGCCTGGCCGGCATCGACGGTACCGTCGCCACGGCCGTGGGTATCGCGCTGGCCAGCCAAGCGGGTGAGCATCCGCTTTCGAGCGGCACGACCCGGCTGCTGGTGGGCGATGTGACCCTGCTGCACGACGTCGGGTCGCTGCTCATCGCGCCAGGGGAGACACGCCCGCGGGTGCAGGTGGTCGTGGGCAACGACGGCGGCGGCACCATCTTCGACGGCCTCGAGGTGGCCGCAACAGCCAGCCCCACGGCCGTGGACCGGGTGCTCTTCACCCCGCAACAGGTGGACCTGGAGTCCCTGGCGGCCGCCTACGGCTGGGCCTACGTGCGCGCCGGCACCCGCAGCGCCCTGGAGACGGCCCTCACTGCGCCGGTCACGGGCCCCACCCTCGTCGAGGTCCCCCTCCAGCGCTAG
- a CDS encoding urea amidolyase associated protein UAAP2 codes for MTTATASVPSAAASAVDFGAEISRETVAARAPWSAVIKAGQVLTIVDLDGNQAVDFLAYAADDTDRAYSAQATLQEQDSVYLTVGSVLRDNESTALLTIIADDCGRHDTLGGACSKESNTLRYGLHTFAQHACVENFLAEGSRRGLGKRDLVSNINWFMNVPVDPDGALGIVDGISAPGLSVSLRAEVDTLVLVSNCPQINNPCNGFNPSRAEMIISAGVSA; via the coding sequence ATGACCACCGCCACCGCATCCGTCCCATCCGCTGCAGCGTCCGCCGTCGATTTCGGCGCCGAGATCTCCCGCGAAACCGTCGCCGCCCGTGCGCCCTGGTCGGCCGTGATCAAGGCCGGCCAGGTGCTCACCATCGTCGATCTCGACGGCAACCAGGCCGTGGACTTCCTCGCCTACGCCGCCGACGACACCGACCGGGCCTACAGCGCCCAGGCCACCCTGCAGGAGCAGGACAGCGTGTACCTCACCGTGGGCAGCGTGCTGCGCGACAACGAATCGACCGCCCTGCTCACGATCATCGCGGATGACTGCGGCCGACACGACACCCTTGGCGGTGCCTGCTCGAAGGAGTCCAACACCCTTCGCTACGGCCTGCACACCTTCGCCCAGCACGCCTGCGTGGAGAACTTCCTGGCCGAGGGCTCCCGCCGGGGACTGGGCAAACGCGACCTGGTGTCGAACATCAACTGGTTCATGAACGTGCCCGTCGACCCGGACGGCGCGCTCGGCATCGTCGACGGGATCTCCGCACCCGGTCTGTCGGTGTCGCTACGCGCCGAGGTGGACACCCTGGTGCTGGTCTCCAACTGCCCGCAGATCAACAACCCTTGCAACGGCTTCAACCCGAGCCGGGCCGAGATGATCATCAGCGCGGGAGTGTCCGCATGA
- the uca gene encoding urea carboxylase codes for MSAFDTVLIANRGEIAVRIIRTARAMGLKTVAVYSEADRGALHVHQADVAVLLGPSPAAESYLRGDLIIAAALEHGAGAIHPGYGFLSENADFARACQAAGIVFVGPTPEQLDLFGTKHTARDAATAAGVPLLAGTGLLDSLEHALAAAETIGYPVMLKATAGGGGIGMQACHDAAELAGSWENVTRIAGASFSSSGVFLERLVVGARHVEVQVFGDGLGSVVSIGDRDCSLQRRNQKVAEEAPAPDLPDHVRESIADAARRLCASVDYRSAGTVEYIYDPVRQEAAFLEVNTRLQVEHPVTEAVYGIDLVEWMLRLALGDTTVVQTPLVASGFAVEARVYAENTDLGNLPSAGTVTRVVHPHGTLANAARIDSWLEAGAEVSTHYDPLLSKVITHGATREAAWQALADTLADVRVDGVATNLGLLRSIAADPTVRAATHSTDTLAGIHNTSPRFEVVKSGLLCTIQDWPGRTGYWAVGIPPSGPMDDLSFRLGNTALGNAEGEAGLEITMQGPTLRFHTAATVMLTGAPTPLTVDGVDQPQWTPVAVPAGATLAVGTPRTGMRSYLLVAGGLDVPLVLGSAATFDLGEMGGAAGRALRTGDIVALTGRMPVAAPREVPARERPVFTSEWRIAALEGPHAAPEFFTEADIEVFHNTRWAVHFNSARTGVRLVGPKPEWARNDGGEAGLHPSNIHDTPYAVGAVDYTGDLPILLGPDGPSLGGFTCPATVPSGQLWKLGQLRPGDTVEFVPVDDRQAHALRLDPTLAVTAGRAPTVDGGILRSLPATATSPAMTFRRSGDANLLVEYGEMVLDLASRMRVHALAAVLQQRWDDGDLPGIIDLTPGIRSLQVHVNPDLLPLPELLDIVAAVEAGLPATSELTVPSRTVSLPLSWDDPATREAIERYISGVRDDAPWCPWNIEFIRRINGVASVDDVMRTVYEAEYLVLGLGDVYLGAPVATPLDPRHRLVTTKYNPARTWTPQNAVGIGGAYLCIYGMEGPGGYQFVGRTVPIWSTHAQRGPFAEGVPWLLKFFDRISWYPVLPEDLLEMRAEMKAGRLPIRIEEGEFSMKEYEAFLAENADSIAEFRAQQGEAFAAERHAWEESGEFDRDDAAALAPVVSAAAVVVPPGCEGVEAPFTASVFRLDVAVGDSVAAGQTLVSLEAMKMEAHVVAPFDGRVVSMLAAAGDSVAPGSVLVIVEREEAA; via the coding sequence ATGAGCGCCTTCGACACCGTCCTGATCGCCAACCGCGGCGAGATCGCGGTGCGCATCATCCGCACCGCCCGCGCCATGGGGCTCAAGACCGTGGCCGTCTACTCCGAGGCCGACCGGGGCGCCCTGCACGTGCACCAGGCCGACGTGGCCGTGCTGCTCGGCCCGTCGCCCGCCGCGGAGAGCTACCTGCGCGGCGACCTGATCATTGCCGCCGCCCTCGAACACGGCGCCGGCGCCATCCACCCCGGCTACGGGTTCCTCTCCGAGAACGCCGACTTCGCCCGCGCCTGCCAGGCCGCCGGTATCGTCTTCGTGGGCCCCACGCCCGAGCAACTCGACCTGTTCGGCACCAAGCACACCGCCCGCGACGCCGCCACGGCCGCCGGGGTGCCGCTGCTGGCCGGCACCGGCCTGCTCGACAGCCTCGAGCATGCGCTCGCCGCGGCCGAGACCATCGGCTACCCGGTGATGCTCAAGGCCACTGCCGGCGGCGGCGGCATCGGTATGCAGGCCTGTCACGACGCCGCCGAACTTGCCGGCTCCTGGGAGAACGTCACCCGCATCGCCGGGGCCAGCTTCTCCTCCTCCGGCGTCTTCCTCGAACGGCTCGTCGTGGGCGCCCGGCACGTGGAGGTGCAGGTCTTCGGCGACGGGCTCGGCAGCGTCGTGAGCATCGGCGACCGCGACTGCAGCCTGCAGCGCCGCAACCAGAAGGTGGCCGAGGAGGCCCCGGCGCCCGACCTGCCCGACCACGTGCGCGAGAGCATCGCCGACGCCGCTCGCCGGCTCTGCGCCTCCGTCGATTACCGGTCGGCTGGAACCGTGGAGTACATCTACGACCCGGTGCGGCAGGAGGCCGCGTTCCTCGAGGTGAACACTCGCCTGCAGGTGGAACACCCGGTCACGGAGGCCGTCTACGGCATCGACCTGGTCGAGTGGATGCTGCGCCTGGCCCTCGGTGACACGACCGTGGTGCAGACACCGTTGGTCGCGAGCGGCTTCGCGGTGGAGGCCCGGGTCTACGCCGAGAACACCGATCTCGGCAACCTGCCCAGCGCCGGCACCGTCACCCGGGTGGTGCATCCGCACGGCACCCTGGCCAACGCGGCCCGCATCGACAGCTGGCTCGAAGCCGGCGCCGAGGTGAGCACCCACTACGACCCGCTGCTGAGCAAGGTGATCACCCACGGTGCCACCCGCGAGGCCGCCTGGCAGGCCCTCGCCGATACCCTCGCCGACGTGCGCGTGGACGGGGTCGCCACCAACCTGGGGCTGCTCCGGTCGATCGCCGCCGATCCCACGGTGCGCGCCGCCACCCACTCCACCGACACCCTCGCGGGCATCCACAACACCAGCCCCCGGTTCGAGGTCGTGAAGTCCGGCCTGCTCTGCACCATCCAGGACTGGCCCGGCCGCACCGGCTACTGGGCCGTCGGCATCCCGCCGTCGGGGCCCATGGACGACCTGTCCTTCCGGCTCGGCAACACCGCACTCGGCAACGCCGAGGGGGAGGCGGGCCTGGAGATCACCATGCAGGGGCCGACCCTGCGCTTCCACACCGCCGCAACCGTGATGCTCACCGGGGCGCCCACCCCCCTCACCGTCGACGGTGTCGACCAGCCGCAGTGGACCCCGGTGGCCGTGCCGGCCGGGGCGACGCTGGCCGTGGGCACGCCCCGCACCGGCATGCGCAGCTACCTGCTCGTGGCCGGCGGTCTCGACGTGCCGCTGGTGCTCGGCAGCGCCGCCACCTTCGACCTGGGTGAGATGGGCGGCGCCGCCGGCCGGGCCCTCCGCACCGGCGACATCGTCGCGCTCACCGGACGGATGCCCGTGGCCGCGCCCCGGGAGGTGCCCGCGCGTGAACGCCCGGTGTTCACCTCCGAGTGGCGCATCGCCGCCCTGGAAGGCCCCCACGCCGCCCCGGAGTTCTTCACCGAGGCCGACATCGAGGTGTTCCACAACACCCGCTGGGCCGTGCACTTCAACTCCGCCCGCACCGGCGTGCGGCTGGTCGGCCCGAAACCCGAATGGGCCCGGAACGACGGCGGCGAGGCCGGACTGCACCCGTCGAACATCCACGACACCCCGTATGCGGTGGGCGCCGTGGACTACACCGGTGACCTCCCGATTCTGCTCGGCCCGGACGGCCCGAGCCTGGGCGGCTTCACCTGCCCGGCCACGGTGCCCAGCGGTCAGCTCTGGAAGCTCGGCCAGTTGCGCCCGGGCGACACCGTGGAGTTCGTGCCCGTGGACGACCGGCAGGCCCACGCCCTGCGGCTGGACCCCACCCTGGCGGTCACCGCCGGGCGCGCGCCCACGGTCGACGGCGGCATCCTGCGGAGCCTGCCCGCCACGGCGACCAGCCCGGCCATGACCTTCCGCCGCAGCGGCGACGCCAACTTGCTCGTGGAGTACGGCGAGATGGTCCTCGACCTCGCCTCGCGGATGCGGGTGCATGCGCTCGCCGCGGTGCTGCAGCAGCGCTGGGACGACGGTGACCTGCCCGGCATCATCGACCTGACCCCCGGTATCCGTTCGCTGCAGGTGCATGTGAATCCCGACCTGCTGCCGCTGCCCGAGCTGCTCGACATCGTGGCCGCCGTCGAAGCCGGCCTGCCCGCAACGAGCGAGCTCACCGTGCCCAGCCGCACCGTGTCGCTGCCGCTGTCGTGGGACGACCCGGCCACCCGCGAGGCCATCGAACGCTACATCTCCGGGGTGCGCGACGACGCCCCGTGGTGCCCGTGGAACATCGAGTTCATCCGCCGTATCAACGGCGTCGCCTCGGTGGACGACGTGATGCGCACCGTCTACGAGGCCGAGTACCTGGTGCTGGGGCTCGGCGACGTGTACCTGGGCGCGCCCGTGGCCACGCCGCTGGACCCGCGGCACCGCCTGGTGACCACGAAGTACAACCCTGCGCGCACCTGGACGCCGCAGAACGCCGTGGGCATCGGCGGCGCCTACCTCTGCATCTACGGCATGGAGGGCCCGGGCGGTTATCAGTTCGTGGGCCGCACGGTGCCGATCTGGTCCACGCACGCGCAGCGCGGGCCGTTCGCCGAGGGGGTGCCGTGGTTGCTCAAGTTCTTCGACCGCATCAGCTGGTACCCGGTGCTGCCGGAGGACCTGCTCGAGATGCGCGCCGAGATGAAGGCCGGCCGGCTGCCCATCCGGATCGAGGAAGGCGAGTTCTCGATGAAGGAGTACGAGGCCTTCCTCGCCGAGAACGCCGACTCGATCGCCGAGTTCCGCGCGCAGCAAGGCGAGGCGTTCGCGGCCGAGCGGCACGCCTGGGAGGAGTCCGGTGAGTTCGACCGCGACGACGCCGCGGCCCTGGCGCCGGTGGTCTCCGCCGCCGCCGTCGTGGTGCCGCCCGGCTGTGAGGGCGTCGAGGCGCCCTTCACCGCGAGCGTGTTCCGGCTCGATGTGGCGGTGGGCGACAGTGTCGCAGCCGGACAGACCCTGGTCTCGCTCGAGGCGATGAAGATGGAGGCGCACGTGGTGGCGCCCTTCGACGGGCGGGTGGTGAGCATGCTCGCGGCCGCCGGCGACAGCGTCGCGCCCGGCTCGGTCCTGGTGATCGTGGAACGGGAGGAGGCAGCATGA
- a CDS encoding urea amidolyase associated protein UAAP1, whose amino-acid sequence MPAETVPAAAASSSTTSTTSGAREHARAQEGTVVQAAPVRPATAWPAPPAGLDADRLVWAETVAGGGYTQKVLARGTTLRLTDLAGDACAHVLLYNVDQPFERLNVADTVKVQWQVYTAPGQLLLSDQGRVLATVMADSAVADSVVADSSVADASGRHDTLFGTSTAARNTARYGDGSAQGPTPAGRELFALAAAKNGLTRRDLPPSVSYFQGVTVDADGHPGFTGSAGAGASVTLRTEMPVIVLIANTAHPLDDRPEFVSTPLEVLAWADTPTMPDDPLWTASPEGRRAFVNTADYLAARGLK is encoded by the coding sequence GTGCCAGCAGAAACCGTGCCTGCAGCAGCAGCGTCATCGTCCACCACCTCCACGACCTCGGGAGCCCGGGAACACGCCAGGGCGCAGGAGGGCACCGTCGTTCAGGCCGCTCCAGTGCGCCCGGCCACGGCCTGGCCGGCGCCGCCCGCAGGGCTGGACGCGGACCGTCTGGTCTGGGCCGAGACCGTCGCCGGCGGCGGGTACACCCAGAAGGTGCTCGCCCGCGGCACCACACTGCGGCTGACCGACCTCGCCGGCGACGCCTGCGCACACGTGCTGCTCTACAACGTCGATCAGCCCTTCGAGCGTCTCAACGTGGCCGACACCGTCAAGGTGCAGTGGCAGGTCTACACGGCGCCGGGCCAGCTGCTGCTCTCCGACCAGGGGCGGGTGCTCGCCACGGTGATGGCCGACAGCGCCGTGGCCGACAGTGTTGTGGCCGACAGCTCGGTGGCCGATGCCTCCGGTAGGCACGACACGCTCTTCGGCACCAGCACAGCAGCGCGCAACACCGCCAGGTACGGCGACGGCTCCGCCCAGGGGCCCACGCCGGCCGGCCGCGAACTGTTCGCCCTGGCCGCGGCGAAGAACGGCCTCACCCGCCGGGACCTGCCGCCGAGCGTCTCGTACTTCCAGGGCGTCACGGTCGACGCCGACGGCCACCCCGGCTTCACCGGCAGCGCCGGGGCCGGAGCCAGTGTGACGCTCCGCACCGAGATGCCCGTGATCGTGCTCATCGCCAACACGGCGCATCCGCTCGACGACCGCCCCGAGTTCGTCTCGACCCCGCTCGAGGTGCTCGCCTGGGCGGATACGCCCACGATGCCGGACGACCCGCTCTGGACCGCCAGCCCCGAGGGCCGCCGTGCCTTCGTGAACACCGCCGACTACCTCGCCGCAAGGGGACTGAAATGA
- the atzF gene encoding allophanate hydrolase, with protein sequence MSPAENVGSTVTDAVSRAYARIADVDRPEVWVELRPEAEVHAEAAEVERRLLDGADLPLAGLLFAAKGNLDIQGLVTTAACPAYGEVAQTDATAVARLRAAGAVCLGATNLDQFATGLVGTRSPYGAVRHAFRPEYISGGSSSGSAVAVALGLVDFALGTDTAGSGRVPAAFHGLVGIKPTRGLVSAAGVVPACRSLDCVTVLAADLDLAEKVAGMMAGFDERDPLSRVDPAGGGAPGAATSASAGGRGARIGIPRPGQLGELAPGWAEAFENVVARLRAGAAELVEVDIEPFLRTARTLYEGAFVAERYAAVGTFVDAHPDEVDPVVGAIVSGARDVPAHRLFSDLEALDVERVRSRQVFTTIDALLLPTTVEHPTLAEVAAEPIAVNSRLGRFTNFANLLDLAAIAVPGGMVGETHFGVQLVGPAFTDARLAGLARRIVGAGAGDQPSAPAAARLDEIVLAVAGAHLSGQPLNHQLTALDGRLLATTTTSADYRLFALDTVPPKPGLVRVAQGEGAPIEVELWALDAASFGRFVAALPQPMAIGRVVLADGSQVEGFLCEPIATAGAADITATGGWRAHLAA encoded by the coding sequence ATGAGCCCGGCGGAGAATGTCGGCTCGACCGTGACGGATGCCGTCTCCCGCGCCTACGCCCGCATCGCGGACGTCGACCGGCCCGAGGTGTGGGTCGAGCTGCGGCCGGAGGCCGAGGTACACGCCGAGGCCGCCGAGGTGGAGCGCCGACTACTGGACGGCGCCGACCTGCCGCTGGCCGGGCTGCTCTTCGCGGCCAAGGGCAACCTCGATATCCAAGGCCTCGTCACCACCGCGGCCTGCCCGGCCTACGGTGAGGTGGCCCAGACGGATGCGACGGCCGTCGCCCGGCTCCGCGCCGCCGGTGCCGTGTGCCTGGGTGCCACCAACCTCGACCAGTTCGCCACCGGCCTGGTCGGCACCCGCAGCCCCTACGGCGCCGTGCGGCACGCGTTCCGGCCGGAGTACATCTCGGGAGGGTCGAGCAGCGGCTCCGCCGTTGCCGTGGCGCTCGGCCTGGTCGACTTCGCCCTGGGCACCGACACGGCCGGTTCCGGCCGGGTGCCGGCGGCCTTCCACGGCCTCGTGGGGATCAAGCCGACCCGCGGGCTGGTCTCTGCGGCGGGCGTGGTGCCGGCCTGCCGGTCGCTGGACTGCGTGACGGTGCTCGCCGCCGACCTCGACCTGGCCGAGAAGGTGGCCGGCATGATGGCCGGCTTCGACGAGCGCGACCCGTTGTCCCGGGTGGACCCGGCCGGCGGGGGTGCCCCCGGCGCTGCCACCTCGGCTTCCGCCGGCGGTCGTGGCGCGCGCATCGGCATCCCGCGCCCCGGCCAGCTCGGCGAGCTCGCACCCGGCTGGGCCGAGGCGTTCGAGAACGTCGTCGCCCGGCTGCGCGCCGGCGCCGCCGAGCTCGTCGAGGTCGACATCGAGCCGTTCCTCCGCACCGCGCGGACGCTCTACGAGGGCGCCTTCGTGGCCGAGCGGTACGCGGCCGTCGGCACCTTCGTGGACGCGCACCCCGACGAGGTCGATCCCGTCGTGGGCGCCATAGTGTCCGGCGCCCGCGACGTGCCGGCGCACCGGCTCTTCAGCGATCTGGAGGCCCTCGACGTGGAACGGGTGCGGAGCCGGCAGGTGTTCACGACCATCGACGCGCTGCTGCTGCCGACCACGGTGGAGCACCCGACCCTGGCCGAGGTGGCCGCTGAGCCCATCGCCGTGAACAGTCGACTGGGCCGGTTCACCAACTTCGCCAACCTGCTCGACCTGGCCGCGATCGCGGTGCCCGGCGGCATGGTGGGCGAGACCCACTTCGGCGTGCAGCTGGTGGGCCCGGCCTTCACGGACGCCCGGCTGGCCGGCCTGGCCCGCCGCATTGTGGGTGCCGGTGCGGGTGACCAGCCCTCAGCACCGGCCGCGGCACGGCTGGACGAGATCGTGCTGGCTGTGGCGGGCGCGCACCTCTCTGGGCAGCCCTTGAACCACCAGCTCACTGCGCTGGACGGCCGGCTGCTCGCCACCACCACCACCTCGGCCGACTACCGCCTCTTCGCCCTGGACACCGTGCCGCCCAAGCCCGGCCTGGTGCGCGTGGCCCAGGGGGAGGGGGCACCCATCGAGGTCGAACTCTGGGCGCTGGACGCGGCATCCTTCGGCCGGTTCGTGGCCGCGCTGCCGCAGCCGATGGCCATCGGGCGAGTAGTGCTGGCCGACGGCAGCCAGGTGGAAGGGTTCCTCTGCGAGCCGATCGCCACCGCTGGCGCCGCCGACATCACGGCCACCGGCGGCTGGCGGGCCCACCTGGCCGCCTGA